The Acidobacteriota bacterium genome includes a window with the following:
- a CDS encoding GNAT family N-acetyltransferase produces the protein MIMLPIHVPVLQAATPGMQPLPKTDTLDGRRAVATDAPFIHDLIARYQQAGHLLPRSLGDIATHASRFVVAIKDGTVLACAELAPLSRSVAEVRSLVVDEAARGLGVGRMVIDELRRRARGGHYRTLCAFTHDPRFFVRLGFSIVPHFWLPEKVSADCWSCALFQKCGQYAMVDTQVGRFPTPATTTEIFS, from the coding sequence TCCCTGTGCTGCAGGCCGCGACGCCCGGGATGCAACCGCTTCCGAAGACCGACACGCTCGACGGGCGCCGGGCCGTGGCGACTGATGCGCCGTTCATCCACGATCTGATCGCGCGCTACCAGCAGGCCGGACACCTGCTGCCCCGCTCGCTCGGCGACATCGCGACGCACGCCTCCCGCTTCGTCGTCGCCATCAAGGATGGCACCGTGCTCGCCTGCGCCGAACTGGCCCCGCTCAGCCGCAGCGTCGCCGAAGTACGGTCACTTGTCGTCGACGAGGCGGCGCGCGGGCTTGGTGTGGGCCGGATGGTCATCGACGAGCTGCGCCGCCGTGCGCGTGGGGGTCACTACAGGACGCTGTGCGCGTTTACACACGACCCGCGTTTCTTCGTCAGGCTGGGATTCTCAATCGTGCCGCACTTCTGGTTGCCCGAGAAGGTGTCGGCCGATTGCTGGAGTTGCGCGCTCTTTCAGAAGTGTGGCCAGTACGCGATGGTCGATACGCAGGTCGGCCGGTTTCCCACGCCCGCGACCACGACGGAGATCTTCTCGTGA